A region from the Candidatus Binatia bacterium genome encodes:
- the tolB gene encoding Tol-Pal system beta propeller repeat protein TolB: protein MNRLWLVTVVVTAAVFGWLATGEAQVRGTIFGPGARSYPIAVSPLKNLSASSPGSPLANQFAEIVSTDLTLSGYFKVLDRAAYIEKPEASGYTVDSINFDNWSVIGALALVKGAYAIDGDNLTLEIRLFDVYQRRQLSGRRYHGSVGELRRMANKFADEVMAQFTGERGPFDSRFAFVSTRDGRLKEIYAMSPDGGDLQQVTKTQTLNLSPSWSPDNHTLLYTSYKRGNPDLYAIDLLSGREVGVSQRAGLNLAGKFSPDGSKIALTIEDQGNADIALVDRAGKLIRRLTDSWAIDVSPSWSPDGRQVAFCSNRAGGPQIYVVGMDGGEARRVTFSGNYNTSPAWSPKGDRIAYVSRSDGGFNLFTAKVDGSDTRQLTQGSGNNEDPSWAPDGRYLVFSSSRSGRKKLFITDDTGSSQVQLTRGGGDDTSPTWSRWLE, encoded by the coding sequence ATGAATCGATTGTGGCTGGTGACAGTGGTGGTGACAGCGGCAGTGTTTGGGTGGCTGGCAACGGGCGAAGCGCAAGTACGCGGGACCATCTTCGGCCCGGGGGCGCGCAGCTACCCCATCGCGGTGTCACCGCTCAAGAACCTCTCCGCCAGCAGCCCGGGGAGCCCCCTCGCCAACCAGTTCGCCGAGATCGTCAGCACCGACCTGACGCTGTCGGGCTACTTCAAGGTTCTCGACCGGGCGGCGTACATCGAAAAGCCCGAGGCGTCCGGCTACACCGTCGACAGCATCAACTTTGACAACTGGTCTGTCATCGGGGCGCTGGCTTTGGTCAAAGGTGCATACGCGATCGACGGCGACAACCTGACCCTCGAGATCCGGCTCTTCGACGTCTACCAGCGCCGGCAACTCAGCGGACGGCGTTACCATGGTTCGGTGGGCGAGCTCCGGCGCATGGCCAACAAATTCGCTGACGAGGTCATGGCCCAGTTCACCGGCGAGCGTGGCCCATTCGACTCGCGCTTCGCCTTCGTCTCGACGCGCGATGGCCGCCTTAAAGAGATCTACGCGATGAGCCCGGACGGCGGGGATTTGCAGCAAGTGACGAAGACGCAGACCCTGAACCTGTCGCCGTCGTGGAGCCCGGACAATCACACGCTGCTCTACACCTCCTACAAGCGCGGCAACCCGGATCTCTACGCCATCGATCTACTCAGCGGCCGCGAGGTGGGAGTGTCGCAGCGGGCGGGCCTGAATCTGGCGGGAAAGTTCTCGCCCGACGGTTCCAAGATCGCGCTGACCATCGAGGACCAGGGGAACGCCGACATCGCGCTCGTCGATCGTGCCGGCAAGCTGATCCGGCGTTTGACCGACAGCTGGGCCATCGACGTGTCGCCGAGCTGGTCGCCGGATGGGCGGCAGGTGGCGTTTTGCTCGAATCGCGCCGGCGGACCACAGATCTACGTCGTCGGTATGGACGGCGGGGAAGCACGACGGGTGACGTTCAGCGGCAACTACAACACCTCCCCGGCCTGGTCACCGAAAGGTGACCGCATCGCCTACGTCAGCCGTTCCGACGGTGGATTCAACCTCTTCACCGCCAAGGTCGACGGGAGTGATACGCGCCAGTTGACCCAGGGCAGTGGCAACAACGAAGACCCGAGTTGGGCGCCCGACGGGCGCTACCTGGTGTTCAGCTCGTCCCGTAGCGGACGCAAGAAGCTGTTCATCACGGACGACACGGGATCGAGCCAAGTTCAATTGACTCGTGGGGGGGGAGATGATACCAGTCCGACTTGGTCACGCTGGCTGGAGTAG